One window of Vitis riparia cultivar Riparia Gloire de Montpellier isolate 1030 chromosome 5, EGFV_Vit.rip_1.0, whole genome shotgun sequence genomic DNA carries:
- the LOC117914070 gene encoding hydroxyproline O-galactosyltransferase GALT3-like, translated as MQTKILPAKYVMKTDDDAFVRIDEVLSSLKGKPSNGLLYGLISFDSAPHRDKDSKWHISAEEWPRDTYPPWAHGPGCIISRDIAKFIVQGHQERDLQLFKLEDVAMGIWIDEFKNKDQQVNYISDERFYNTGCESNYILAHYQGPRKVLCLWEMLQKEQKPICCE; from the exons ATGCAGACGAAAATCCTCCCTGCTAAATATGTAATGAAAACAGATGATGATGCTTTTGTTAGGATTGATGAAGTTCTCTCAAGTCTTAAAGGAAAGCCATCTAATGGCCTGTTGTATGGTCTTATATCCTTTGACTCGGCACCCCACAGGGATAAAGACAGCAAATGGCATATCAGTGCTGAG GAATGGCCACGTGATACGTACCCACCATGGGCCCATGGTCCAGGTTGCATCATATCCCGAGACATTGCAAAATTCATTGTTCAAGGCCACCAAGAAAGAGACCTCCAG CTTTTTAAACTAGAAGATGTTGCGATGGGCATATGGATTGATGAATTCAAGAACAAGGATCAACAAGTAAACTACATTAGCGATGAACGGTTTTATAACACTGGATGTGAATCAAATTATATTCTCGCCCATTATCAGGGTCCAAGAAAGGTGTTATGCCTGTGGGAGATGCTGCAGAAAGAGCAGAAGCCCATCTGCTGTGAGTAA
- the LOC117914068 gene encoding probable protein phosphatase 2C 49 isoform X3 → MIVSPKMVAEAEVLCQYLCVPRAAANLQIDDVLDLPPSSPSPSSPILQAVRACPEPVAATRFESVVDCSDIIQEAVIESSTIKFVPSIRSGSYADIGPRKSMEDEHIRIDDLSAEVGSLFRCSLPSAFYAVFDGHGGPEAAAHIKRNAMRLFFEDVDIPHMSEINDIFLEELENCHRKAFLLADLALADECTVSSSCGTTALTALILGRHLLVANAGDCRAVLCRKGQAVQMSQDHRPSYLPERKRVEAVGGYILDGYLNEALSITRALGDWGMKFPDGSPSPLIAEPDFRQIILTEDDEFLIIGCDGIWDVMSNQHAVSLVRRGMRRHNNPQQCARDLVMEALWLHTPDNLTAIVICFSSPDHSEAFPPPQRLRFRCCSLSEEARNRLKSLLER, encoded by the exons ATGATCGTGAGCCCCAAGATGGTAGCGGAAGCAGAAGTGCTGTGTCAGTACCTCTGTGTTCCTAGAGCCGCGGCCAATCTTCAGATCGACGACGTGTTGGACTTACCGCCGTCTTCGCCTTCACCTTCTTCTCCGATTCTTCAAGCCGTTCGCGCTTGTCCGGAGCCTGTCGCCGCAACGCGCTTTGAATCG GTTGTTGATTGCTCAGATATCATTCAAGAAGCTGTTATTGAGTCTTCCACGATCAAGTTTGTCCCAAGCATCCGATCTGGTAGCTATGCTGACATTGGGCCGCGGAAATCCATGGAGGATGAGCACATTCGGATTGATGATCTTTCTGCCGAGGTGGGGTCCCTCTTCAGGTGTTCACTTCCAAGTGCCTTCTATGCAGTGTTTGATGGGCATGGAGGCCCTGAAGCAGCAGCTCATATCAAGAGGAATGCCATGAGGCTGTTttttgaagatgttgatataCCACATATGTCTGaaattaatgatattttctTAGAGGAATTGGAAAATTGTCATCGCAAGGCATTTTTATTGGCTGATCTTGCCTTGGCTGATGAATGCACTGTTAGCAGTTCATGCGGAACAACAGCCTTGACTGCCCTAATACTCGGAAG GCATCTACTAGTGGCCAATGCTGGTGACTGTCGAGCAGTTCTCTGCAGGAAAGGACAAGCAGTCCAGATGTCTCAAGATCACAGACCGAGTTATCTCCCAGAGCGCAAGCGTGTCGAGGCCGTAGGTGGTTACATTCTCGATGGGTATCTCAACGAGGCTCTCTCCATCACCCGAGCCCTCGGAGACTGGGGAATGAAATTCCCTGATGGTTCTCCATCACCTCTCATTGCTGAGCCAGACTTTCGACAGATTATTCTAACAGAAGACGATGAGTTCCTGATTATTGGCTGCGATGGGATCTGGGATGTCATGTCAAACCAGCATGCAGTCAGCCTGGTTCGCCGTGGAATGAGGCGGCACAACAACCCGCAGCAGTGTGCTAGAGACCTCGTCATGGAAGCATTATGGCTACACACACCGGATAATCTCACTGCGATTGTCATCTGCTTCTCTTCCCCCGATCACAGTGAGGCATTCCCACCACCACAGAGGCTGAGGTTCAGGTGCTGTAGTCTCTCCGAGGAAGCCCGAAACAGGCTGAAGAGCTTGCTGGAACGCTAA
- the LOC117914957 gene encoding craniofacial development protein 1 isoform X2 produces the protein METVKEVVAISSSEAQPEESERKARVDAVWEQMNKGVSVKVLKNNKPSSTVNRTSHKTSTGWMTYLGLGPKKRGSLQQGVQQKESAITQNGTNDEAKRLAAAALSAVKDAAAAASGRGKVEIVEVRDFAGEEIEVKKLVDAASKEASEKAKGPAGTTSAVDAILEQIKKKPKLSVLDKTKMDWGGFKEDNKGLEEELDAYKKSSNQYLDKVSFLQRADYREFERERDARLALHARRRPDMSEDP, from the exons ATGGAGACTGTCAAAGAAGTTGTAGCTATTTCAAGCTCAGAGGCACAGCCTGAAGAAAGTG AAAGGAAAGCTCGGGTAGATGCTGTGTGGGAGCAAATGAATAAAGGAGTATCTGTTAAGGTGCTGAAAAATAACAAGCCTAGTTCAACTGTGAACAGAACGTCACATAAAACTTCCACT GGCTGGATGACATATCTGGGCCTGGGGCCAAAGAAGAGAGGATCTCTTCAGCAAGGTGTACAACAGAAGGAATCTGCTATTACACAGAATGGCACCAACGATGAGGCGAAGAGACTTGCTGCTGCTGCTCTTTCAGCAGTTAAGGATGCTGCAGCTGCTGCTTCAGGCAGAGGAAAAGTTGAA ATAGTGGAGGTACGGGACTTTGCGGGTGAAGAGATAGAAGTAAAGAAGCTTGTTGATGCTGCTTCAAAGGAGGCATCTGAAAAGGCCAAAGGTCCAGCTGGTACCACATCTGCAGTTGATGCTATTCTAGAACAAATCAAGAAGAAACCAAAACTGAGTGTGCTTGACAAGACAAAAATGGACTGGGGTGGGTTCAAGGAAGACAACAAAGGTCTGGAAGAGGAGTTGGATGCATATAAGAAGAGCTCAAACCAGTATCTGGACAAGGTTTCTTTCTTACAGCGAGCAGATTACAGGGAATTTGAGAGGGAGAGGGATGCTCGGCTGGCTTTGCACGCCAGAAGAAGGCCAGATATGAGTGAGGATCCGTGA
- the LOC117914069 gene encoding uncharacterized protein LOC117914069 isoform X1, with translation MTNLESAPGAEVATSTMFLMDYRLRVSSQSYVIRLQQPRVLVVPDFLLAVGEFFVPALGAITGREELMDPISRNKSIVLSGPVHKLIEDVRTFLNSMNGSLLRRYTYLSNDSSYSILREDGVEILLLDESSYANDEKSLDYMDETSDTSDTSAYTRSDSSKTQSFTFEAQVVSPEFTFYDGTKSYVGDFTHGEKLLRAKMDLSFM, from the exons ATGACAAACTTGGAATCTGCACCTGGCGCAGAAGTTGCAACTTCAACTATGTTCTTGATGGACTACAGATTGCGAGTATCATCTCAATCATATGTTATTCGGCTTCAGCAGCCACGGGTTCTTGTTGTGCCTGATTTCCTTCTTGCTGTAGGAGAATTTTTTGTGCCAGCTTTGGGAGCAATAACAGGCAGGGAGGAATTGATGGACCCTATAAGCAGAAACAAGAGCATAGTACTCTCTGGACCTGTTCACAAACTGATAGAAGATGTAAggacttttctcaatagtatg AATGGTTCCCTATTGAGGAGATACACATACTTGAGTAATGACAGCAGCTACTCAATTTTGCGAGAAGATGGTGTTGAGATTTTGCTGCTGGATGAATCCTCATATGCTAATGATGAAAAGAGTCTAGACTACATGGATGAAACCTCAGATACGTCGGATACTTCTGCATACACTCGAAGTGATTCAAGTAAGACGCAGAGCTTCACTTTTGAAGCCCAG GTGGTATCTCCTGAATTCACCTTCTATGATGGTACAAAGTCCTACGTAGGTGATTTTACACATGGTGAAAAGCTTCTACGTGCAAAAATGGATTTGAGCTTCATGTAA
- the LOC117914069 gene encoding uncharacterized protein LOC117914069 isoform X2 codes for MTNLESAPGAEVATSTMFLMDYRLRVSSQSYVIRLQQPRVLVVPDFLLAVGEFFVPALGAITGREELMDPISRNKSIVLSGPVHKLIEDNGSLLRRYTYLSNDSSYSILREDGVEILLLDESSYANDEKSLDYMDETSDTSDTSAYTRSDSSKTQSFTFEAQVVSPEFTFYDGTKSYVGDFTHGEKLLRAKMDLSFM; via the exons ATGACAAACTTGGAATCTGCACCTGGCGCAGAAGTTGCAACTTCAACTATGTTCTTGATGGACTACAGATTGCGAGTATCATCTCAATCATATGTTATTCGGCTTCAGCAGCCACGGGTTCTTGTTGTGCCTGATTTCCTTCTTGCTGTAGGAGAATTTTTTGTGCCAGCTTTGGGAGCAATAACAGGCAGGGAGGAATTGATGGACCCTATAAGCAGAAACAAGAGCATAGTACTCTCTGGACCTGTTCACAAACTGATAGAAGAT AATGGTTCCCTATTGAGGAGATACACATACTTGAGTAATGACAGCAGCTACTCAATTTTGCGAGAAGATGGTGTTGAGATTTTGCTGCTGGATGAATCCTCATATGCTAATGATGAAAAGAGTCTAGACTACATGGATGAAACCTCAGATACGTCGGATACTTCTGCATACACTCGAAGTGATTCAAGTAAGACGCAGAGCTTCACTTTTGAAGCCCAG GTGGTATCTCCTGAATTCACCTTCTATGATGGTACAAAGTCCTACGTAGGTGATTTTACACATGGTGAAAAGCTTCTACGTGCAAAAATGGATTTGAGCTTCATGTAA
- the LOC117914956 gene encoding dihydrolipoyl dehydrogenase, mitochondrial: MAMALARRSKNLYSCGVLRYSLSLTSFSRGFASAGSDENDVVVIGGGPGGYVAAIKAAQLGLKTTCIEKRGTLGGTCLNVGCIPSKALLHSSHMYHEAKHSFARHGVKFPSVEVDLPAMMGQKDKAVANLTRGIEGLFKKNKVNYVKGYGKFISPSEVSVDTVEGGNAVVKGKNIIIATGSDVKSLPGITIDEKRIVSSTGALALSEIPKKLVVVGAGYIGLEMGSVWARLGSEVTVVEFAPDIVPSMDGEIRKQFQRALEKQKMKFMLKTKVAGVDTSGDLVKLTLEPAAGGEQSTLEADVVLVSAGRSPFTAGLGLDKIGVETDKIGRILVNEKFSTNVSGVYAIGDVIPGPMLAHKAEEDGVACVEMIAGKAAHVDYDMVPGVVYTHPEVASVGKTEEQVKALGVEYCVGKFPLLANSRAKAIDDAEGLVKILAEKETDKILGVHIFGPNAGELIHEAVLALHYGASSEDIARTCHAHPTMSEALKEAAMATYDKPIHI; this comes from the exons atggcGATGGCTCTAGCGAGAAGAAGCAAGAATCTCTACTCATGTGGTGTTCTGCGGTATTCTCTCTCGCTCACTTCCTTCTCTAGGGGTTTCGCCTCTGCTGGATCTGATGAAAACGACGTCGTTGTGATTGGTGGCGGCCCCGGCGGCTATGTGGCCGCCATTAAAGCTGCCCAGCTTGGTCTCAAGACCACCTGTATCGAGAAGCGCGGCACTCTCGGCGGTACCTGTCTCAACGTCGGTTGTATTCCTTCCAAG GCCCTTCTTCATTCCTCCCACATGTACCATGAAGCCAAGCATTCATTTGCCAGGCATGGTGTGAAGTTCCCATCTGTTGAGGTTGATCTACCTGCCATGATGGGCCAGAAGGATAAAGCTGTAGCTAATCTTACTCGAGGTATTGAAGgtctatttaagaaaaataaagtgaacTACGTCAAAGGCTATGGGAAATTCATCTCCCCATCAGAAGTTTCTGTGGACACCGTTGAAGGTGGTAATGCTGTTGTGAAggggaaaaatataattattgctACTGGTTCTGATGTGAAGTCTCTACCTGGGATCACCATTGATGAGAAGAGAATTGTATCGTCAACTGGAGCTTTAGCTTTGTCAGAAATTCCTAAGAAACTTGTGGTTGTTGGGGCTGGATACATCGGCCTGGAGATGGGTTCAGTTTGGGCACGACTTGGCTCAGAGGTCACGGTAGTTGAGTTTGCCCCAGACATTGTTCCAAGCATGGATGGGGAAATCCGCAAGCAATTTCAGCGTGCTCTCGAGAAGCAAAAGATGAAGTTCATGCTCAAAACAAAGGTAGCAGGTGTTGACACATCTGGAGATCTTGTTAAATTGACACTTGAACCAGCAGCTGGTGGTGAGCAGAGCACACTTGAAGCTGATGTTGTTCTTGTCTCAGCTGGTAGATCTCCATTCACAGCTGGACTTGGGTTGGACAAGATTGGAGTGGAAACTGATAAGATTGGACGAATTTTAgtcaatgaaaaattttctacAAATGTTTCAGGTGTCTATGCTATTGGTGATGTAATTCCAGGTCCCATGTTAGCTCACAAGGCAGAGGAGGATGGGGTTGCATGTGTAGAGATGATAGCAGGCAAGGCAGCCCATGTGGACTATGATATGGTCCCTGGGGTTGTCTATACTCATCCTGAGGTGGCTTCTGTTGGAAAGACTGAGGAGCAGGTGAAAGCACTTGGGGTGGAGTATTGTGTTGGGAAGTTCCCATTGTTGGCAAACAGCAGGGCAAAGGCCATTGACGATGCAGAAGGACTGGTCAAGATCCTGGCTGAGAAGGAGACAGACAAAATATTGGGAGTCCACATTTTTGGACCTAATGCTGGAGAGCTTATTCATGAGGCAGTGTTGGCCTTGCACTATGGAGCATCAAGCGAGGACATAGCTCGCACATGCCATGCACATCCAACAATGAGTGAAGCATTGAAGGAAGCTGCAATGGCTACTTATGACAAGCCCATTCACATTTAG
- the LOC117914957 gene encoding craniofacial development protein 1 isoform X1, whose translation MSASMATTNGFDPSGDLEKKDKLSMETVKEVVAISSSEAQPEESERKARVDAVWEQMNKGVSVKVLKNNKPSSTVNRTSHKTSTGWMTYLGLGPKKRGSLQQGVQQKESAITQNGTNDEAKRLAAAALSAVKDAAAAASGRGKVEIVEVRDFAGEEIEVKKLVDAASKEASEKAKGPAGTTSAVDAILEQIKKKPKLSVLDKTKMDWGGFKEDNKGLEEELDAYKKSSNQYLDKVSFLQRADYREFERERDARLALHARRRPDMSEDP comes from the exons ATGTCAGCTTCAATGGCTACAACCAATGGATTCGACCCCTCAG GTGATTTGGAAAAGAAGGACAAGTTATCAATGGAGACTGTCAAAGAAGTTGTAGCTATTTCAAGCTCAGAGGCACAGCCTGAAGAAAGTG AAAGGAAAGCTCGGGTAGATGCTGTGTGGGAGCAAATGAATAAAGGAGTATCTGTTAAGGTGCTGAAAAATAACAAGCCTAGTTCAACTGTGAACAGAACGTCACATAAAACTTCCACT GGCTGGATGACATATCTGGGCCTGGGGCCAAAGAAGAGAGGATCTCTTCAGCAAGGTGTACAACAGAAGGAATCTGCTATTACACAGAATGGCACCAACGATGAGGCGAAGAGACTTGCTGCTGCTGCTCTTTCAGCAGTTAAGGATGCTGCAGCTGCTGCTTCAGGCAGAGGAAAAGTTGAA ATAGTGGAGGTACGGGACTTTGCGGGTGAAGAGATAGAAGTAAAGAAGCTTGTTGATGCTGCTTCAAAGGAGGCATCTGAAAAGGCCAAAGGTCCAGCTGGTACCACATCTGCAGTTGATGCTATTCTAGAACAAATCAAGAAGAAACCAAAACTGAGTGTGCTTGACAAGACAAAAATGGACTGGGGTGGGTTCAAGGAAGACAACAAAGGTCTGGAAGAGGAGTTGGATGCATATAAGAAGAGCTCAAACCAGTATCTGGACAAGGTTTCTTTCTTACAGCGAGCAGATTACAGGGAATTTGAGAGGGAGAGGGATGCTCGGCTGGCTTTGCACGCCAGAAGAAGGCCAGATATGAGTGAGGATCCGTGA
- the LOC117914068 gene encoding probable protein phosphatase 2C 49 isoform X7 has translation MEDEHIRIDDLSAEVGSLFRCSLPSAFYAVFDGHGGPEAAAHIKRNAMRLFFEDVDIPHMSEINDIFLEELENCHRKAFLLADLALADECTVSSSCGTTALTALILGRHLLVANAGDCRAVLCRKGQAVQMSQDHRPSYLPERKRVEAVGGYILDGYLNEALSITRALGDWGMKFPDGSPSPLIAEPDFRQIILTEDDEFLIIGCDGIWDVMSNQHAVSLVRRGMRRHNNPQQCARDLVMEALWLHTPDNLTAIVICFSSPDHSEAFPPPQRLRFRCCSLSEEARNRLKSLLER, from the exons ATGGAGGATGAGCACATTCGGATTGATGATCTTTCTGCCGAGGTGGGGTCCCTCTTCAGGTGTTCACTTCCAAGTGCCTTCTATGCAGTGTTTGATGGGCATGGAGGCCCTGAAGCAGCAGCTCATATCAAGAGGAATGCCATGAGGCTGTTttttgaagatgttgatataCCACATATGTCTGaaattaatgatattttctTAGAGGAATTGGAAAATTGTCATCGCAAGGCATTTTTATTGGCTGATCTTGCCTTGGCTGATGAATGCACTGTTAGCAGTTCATGCGGAACAACAGCCTTGACTGCCCTAATACTCGGAAG GCATCTACTAGTGGCCAATGCTGGTGACTGTCGAGCAGTTCTCTGCAGGAAAGGACAAGCAGTCCAGATGTCTCAAGATCACAGACCGAGTTATCTCCCAGAGCGCAAGCGTGTCGAGGCCGTAGGTGGTTACATTCTCGATGGGTATCTCAACGAGGCTCTCTCCATCACCCGAGCCCTCGGAGACTGGGGAATGAAATTCCCTGATGGTTCTCCATCACCTCTCATTGCTGAGCCAGACTTTCGACAGATTATTCTAACAGAAGACGATGAGTTCCTGATTATTGGCTGCGATGGGATCTGGGATGTCATGTCAAACCAGCATGCAGTCAGCCTGGTTCGCCGTGGAATGAGGCGGCACAACAACCCGCAGCAGTGTGCTAGAGACCTCGTCATGGAAGCATTATGGCTACACACACCGGATAATCTCACTGCGATTGTCATCTGCTTCTCTTCCCCCGATCACAGTGAGGCATTCCCACCACCACAGAGGCTGAGGTTCAGGTGCTGTAGTCTCTCCGAGGAAGCCCGAAACAGGCTGAAGAGCTTGCTGGAACGCTAA
- the LOC117914068 gene encoding probable protein phosphatase 2C 49 isoform X5 produces MEPFSVQIAPTFSHFFTGIILIMVVDCSDIIQEAVIESSTIKFVPSIRSGSYADIGPRKSMEDEHIRIDDLSAEVGSLFRCSLPSAFYAVFDGHGGPEAAAHIKRNAMRLFFEDVDIPHMSEINDIFLEELENCHRKAFLLADLALADECTVSSSCGTTALTALILGRHLLVANAGDCRAVLCRKGQAVQMSQDHRPSYLPERKRVEAVGGYILDGYLNEALSITRALGDWGMKFPDGSPSPLIAEPDFRQIILTEDDEFLIIGCDGIWDVMSNQHAVSLVRRGMRRHNNPQQCARDLVMEALWLHTPDNLTAIVICFSSPDHSEAFPPPQRLRFRCCSLSEEARNRLKSLLER; encoded by the exons ATGGAACCTTTTTCTGTGCAGATTGCCCCAACATTTAGCCATTTCTTCACGGGGATCATTTTAATCATG GTTGTTGATTGCTCAGATATCATTCAAGAAGCTGTTATTGAGTCTTCCACGATCAAGTTTGTCCCAAGCATCCGATCTGGTAGCTATGCTGACATTGGGCCGCGGAAATCCATGGAGGATGAGCACATTCGGATTGATGATCTTTCTGCCGAGGTGGGGTCCCTCTTCAGGTGTTCACTTCCAAGTGCCTTCTATGCAGTGTTTGATGGGCATGGAGGCCCTGAAGCAGCAGCTCATATCAAGAGGAATGCCATGAGGCTGTTttttgaagatgttgatataCCACATATGTCTGaaattaatgatattttctTAGAGGAATTGGAAAATTGTCATCGCAAGGCATTTTTATTGGCTGATCTTGCCTTGGCTGATGAATGCACTGTTAGCAGTTCATGCGGAACAACAGCCTTGACTGCCCTAATACTCGGAAG GCATCTACTAGTGGCCAATGCTGGTGACTGTCGAGCAGTTCTCTGCAGGAAAGGACAAGCAGTCCAGATGTCTCAAGATCACAGACCGAGTTATCTCCCAGAGCGCAAGCGTGTCGAGGCCGTAGGTGGTTACATTCTCGATGGGTATCTCAACGAGGCTCTCTCCATCACCCGAGCCCTCGGAGACTGGGGAATGAAATTCCCTGATGGTTCTCCATCACCTCTCATTGCTGAGCCAGACTTTCGACAGATTATTCTAACAGAAGACGATGAGTTCCTGATTATTGGCTGCGATGGGATCTGGGATGTCATGTCAAACCAGCATGCAGTCAGCCTGGTTCGCCGTGGAATGAGGCGGCACAACAACCCGCAGCAGTGTGCTAGAGACCTCGTCATGGAAGCATTATGGCTACACACACCGGATAATCTCACTGCGATTGTCATCTGCTTCTCTTCCCCCGATCACAGTGAGGCATTCCCACCACCACAGAGGCTGAGGTTCAGGTGCTGTAGTCTCTCCGAGGAAGCCCGAAACAGGCTGAAGAGCTTGCTGGAACGCTAA